The following are encoded together in the Candidatus Nanoarchaeia archaeon genome:
- a CDS encoding fused MFS/spermidine synthase: METKTRSLRTLLLLAFGLSGMTALMYEVVWTRPLQLIFGSTIYAVSAMLTTLLFGFALGAYIFRNLADRAERPAMIFAALELGIGLYGFIILSLFEILPSIYLGLLEVPGFQFVQFILSFGVLIIPATLFGGTWPMVNAAYSSLEKLGKDTGMLYSWNSAGAACGSIAAGFILIPVFGIAKTSIIAAFLNVLIALLVFVFIRRRNENR, translated from the coding sequence ATGGAAACAAAAACACGCTCATTGAGGACGTTATTATTGCTGGCATTTGGACTTAGTGGTATGACTGCCTTGATGTACGAAGTTGTTTGGACAAGGCCGCTGCAGTTAATCTTTGGGTCAACGATCTATGCAGTGTCTGCAATGCTGACCACGTTGTTGTTTGGCTTTGCTCTTGGCGCGTATATCTTCCGGAATTTAGCAGACAGAGCCGAAAGGCCTGCGATGATATTTGCCGCATTGGAGTTGGGTATCGGCCTGTATGGGTTCATTATACTGTCATTGTTTGAAATATTGCCATCGATATATTTGGGCTTACTTGAGGTTCCAGGATTCCAATTTGTGCAGTTTATACTCTCTTTTGGTGTTCTGATCATCCCTGCTACGCTGTTTGGCGGGACATGGCCTATGGTTAACGCCGCTTACTCAAGCTTGGAAAAGCTGGGGAAAGATACGGGAATGCTTTACTCGTGGAACTCGGCTGGCGCAGCATGCGGCAGTATCGCTGCAGGGTTTATTTTGATTCCTGTTTTTGGCATTGCTAAAACATCGATAATTGCTGCTTTTTTGAATGTGTTGATAGCATTGCTTGTTTTTGTATTCATACGGAGGAGAAATGAAAATCGATAA